A single Xenopus laevis strain J_2021 chromosome 3S, Xenopus_laevis_v10.1, whole genome shotgun sequence DNA region contains:
- the atxn7l1.S gene encoding ataxin-7-like protein 1 isoform X5 yields the protein MCLCSVCMLSATPVPRLSEQDVDLEETGKEGGKSREVMRLNKEDMHLFGHYPGHDDFYLVVCNVCNQVVKPQVFQSHCGLLHPDQVGFVPKRQITDNVSRVFQLVQQRHRSKTPERRHGSMCKPSPTPALSPSNIKTSLVQMKPKPCMSSHNPVNSNSKPFKAPRDNLLTSNNKQHTAFSSKVSRDKPCVPVPVVSLEKIPNLVKADGANVKMNSATNCSSTAASTSSLPKQPTVLKTVPHSPEKILNGKGLGTLERKHQNGTKNSNKPYKRLSEREFDPNKHCGVLDPETKKPCTRSLTCKTHSLNHRRAVPGRKKQFDILLAEHKARSREKEVTKDKEHAPSSRETYQSQPTPAQEQSTGSAVNSVQEPKVTSPAKARPQNSVLPRPTSANSINSASSSNHSAFVPEPPVSSVGGDLASRLSSDEGEVEGVEEAEKLDCYFSGHHPKPLAFCSFGSRLMGRGYYVFDRRWDRFRFALNSMVEKHLNSQMWKKIPPAADSPMPSPATQVNCSFPASVLHPFSNSNSVYLSSPATNSRTSSSYMVTSGMLTNMAAETNSVTSHPNAFPHATGTLNVVDSFKSPSSVSPVPTFTPSPSQKPSKTKPNKSSKIKDLSSRSEELSGNRKKKPQTTSSSTPSSLPLQTSSTSSFSGSHKKNCVLNSNSGLNSYQATSSYNCVSVHNANNGTSPLSAKLEPPGRTSLSGGPADSIRHMSMVVSSIDSSLSVSSLVHHPGEHTLAAHNAMSSMPLTFDKSEGKKRKNSSASSKACKITKMPGMNSVHKKNTTNLISSVPDTQNSSLSRQMGKSSSVALSQSTPSSTSSPAHNKQKTSNRTGRIRTVP from the exons GGTTGTTGCATCCTGACCAGGTGGGGTTTGTTCCTAAAAGACAGATCACTGATAACGTCAGTAGGGTTTTCCAACTGGTTCAGCAACGTCATCGTTCCAAGACCCCAG AAAGAAGACACGGTTCAATGTGCAAACCTTCACCAACACCAGCTTTGTCTCCCTCTAACATTAAAACATCACTTGTACAGATGAAACCGAAACCTTGTATGAGCAGCCATAACCCTGTCAACAGCAACTCAAAGCCATTCAAAGCACCCAGAGACAATCTACTTACCTCCAACAACAAACAGCACACAGCATTTTCCTCTAAAGTATCAAGAGATAAACCATG tgtccCAGTACCAGTAGTCAGCCTCGAAAAAATACCAAACCTGGTTAAAGCAGATGGTGCCAATGTTAAAATGAACTCTGCCACCAACTGCTCCTCTACAGCAGCCTCTACTTCCTCTTTACCCAAGCAGCCAACAGTGCTGAAAACAGTGCCACATTCACCAGAGAAGATATTGAATGGGAAGGGGTTAGGCACTTTAGAAAGGAAGCACCAAAATGGCACCAAAAACAGCAACAAGCCTTACAAAAGACTTTCAG AAAGGGAATTTGACCCAAATAAACACTGCGGTGTATTGGATCCTGAGACCAAGAAACCATGTACAAGATCGCTAACATGCAAG ACGCATTCACTTAACCACCGGCGAGCAGTACCAGGTCGTAAAAAACAGTTTGACATCCTCCTTGCTGAGCACAAAGCTCGGTCAAGAGAAAAAGAAGTAACGAAAGACAAAGAACATGCCCCATCCTCACGAGAAACTTATCAGAGCCAGCCCACACCAGCACAAGAACAGTCAACAGGATCAGCTGTAAACTCTGTTCAGGAACCAAAAGTGACATCACCTGCAAAAGCCAGGCCTCAGAATTCTGTCTTACCTAG ACCAACATCTGCAAATAGCATCAACAGTGCAAGTTCATCAAACCACAGTGCTTTTGTTCCAGAGCCCCCAGTCAGTTCTGTTGGGGGAGATCTGGCTAGTCGGCTCTCCAGTGATGAAGGGGAAGTTGAAGGTGTTGAAGAGGCAGAGAAACTGGACTGTTACTTTTCTGGACATCATCCTAAACCTTTAGCG TTTTGCTCATTTGGCAGTCGCTTAATGGGGCGGGGGTACTATGTGTTTGATAGACGATGGGACCGTTTCCGTTTCGCATTAAATTCCATGGTGGAGAAACACTTGAATTCACAGATGTGGAA AAAAATTCCTCCAGCCGCAGATAGTCCAATGCCTTCTCCAGCAACGCAAGTCAACTGTTCTTTCCCTGCATCTGTTCTGCATCCTTTCAGCAACTCAAATTCAGTATATCTTTCCTCCCCTGCAACCAATTCTAGAACCTCTTCCTCATACATGGTAACCTCTGGCATGTTAACCAACATGGCAGCTGAGACAAACTCGGTCACATCGCACCCCAATGCTTTTCCACATGCGACAGGCACTCTAAATGTTGTGGACTCTTTTAAATCGCCTTCATCTGTTTCCCCTGTGCCAACCTTCACCCCTTCACCATCTCAAAAGCCTTCAAAAACAAAGCCTAACAAGTCATCAAAAATCAAAGATTTGTCTTCACGGAGCGAAGAGCTTTCAggtaacagaaagaaaaagccTCAAACAACTTCCTCCTCTACCCCCTCTTCATTACCTTTACAGACGTCCTCCACGTCTTCGTTTTCAGGGTCCCATAAGAAAAACTGTGTGTTGAACTCTAACTCGGGGTTGAACTCCTATCAAGCGACTTCTTCCTATAACTGTGTCTCTGTACACAATGCAAACAATGGAACAAGCCCACTGAGTGCCAAATTGGAACCCCCAGGAAGGACTTCTTTATCTGGTGGCCCAGCAGACTCTATAAGACATATGAGTATGGTTGTTAGCAGTATTGACTCAAGCCTGTCAGTATCTTCCCTTGTACACCACCCAGGGGAACACACACTGGCAGCACACAATGCCATGTCTTCAATGCCACTTACATTTGATAAATCAGAGGGTAAAAAACGTAAAAACTCTAGTGCAAGCAGCAAGGCCtgcaaaatcactaaaatgcctGGTATGAACAGTGTTCACAAAAAGAACACCACCAACCTTATATCTTCTGTGCCAGATACCCAAAACAGCTCTCTCAGTCGACAG ATGGGGAAAAGTAGCAGTGTAGCTTTGTCACAATCTACTCCTTCGAGTACATCGAGTCCTGCACATAACAAACAA AAGACATCAAATCGCACTGGCAGGATAAGAACGGTTCCATGA
- the atxn7l1.S gene encoding ataxin-7-like protein 1 isoform X7, which translates to MWAVGVIFLSDVTFIDTNTSDMHLFGHYPGHDDFYLVVCNVCNQVVKPQVFQSHCERRHGSMCKPSPTPALSPSNIKTSLVQMKPKPCMSSHNPVNSNSKPFKAPRDNLLTSNNKQHTAFSSKVSRDKPCVPVPVVSLEKIPNLVKADGANVKMNSATNCSSTAASTSSLPKQPTVLKTVPHSPEKILNGKGLGTLERKHQNGTKNSNKPYKRLSEREFDPNKHCGVLDPETKKPCTRSLTCKTHSLNHRRAVPGRKKQFDILLAEHKARSREKEVTKDKEHAPSSRETYQSQPTPAQEQSTGSAVNSVQEPKVTSPAKARPQNSVLPRPTSANSINSASSSNHSAFVPEPPVSSVGGDLASRLSSDEGEVEGVEEAEKLDCYFSGHHPKPLAFCSFGSRLMGRGYYVFDRRWDRFRFALNSMVEKHLNSQMWKKIPPAADSPMPSPATQVNCSFPASVLHPFSNSNSVYLSSPATNSRTSSSYMVTSGMLTNMAAETNSVTSHPNAFPHATGTLNVVDSFKSPSSVSPVPTFTPSPSQKPSKTKPNKSSKIKDLSSRSEELSGNRKKKPQTTSSSTPSSLPLQTSSTSSFSGSHKKNCVLNSNSGLNSYQATSSYNCVSVHNANNGTSPLSAKLEPPGRTSLSGGPADSIRHMSMVVSSIDSSLSVSSLVHHPGEHTLAAHNAMSSMPLTFDKSEGKKRKNSSASSKACKITKMPGMNSVHKKNTTNLISSVPDTQNSSLSRQMGKSSSVALSQSTPSSTSSPAHNKQKTSNRTGRIRTVP; encoded by the exons AAAGAAGACACGGTTCAATGTGCAAACCTTCACCAACACCAGCTTTGTCTCCCTCTAACATTAAAACATCACTTGTACAGATGAAACCGAAACCTTGTATGAGCAGCCATAACCCTGTCAACAGCAACTCAAAGCCATTCAAAGCACCCAGAGACAATCTACTTACCTCCAACAACAAACAGCACACAGCATTTTCCTCTAAAGTATCAAGAGATAAACCATG tgtccCAGTACCAGTAGTCAGCCTCGAAAAAATACCAAACCTGGTTAAAGCAGATGGTGCCAATGTTAAAATGAACTCTGCCACCAACTGCTCCTCTACAGCAGCCTCTACTTCCTCTTTACCCAAGCAGCCAACAGTGCTGAAAACAGTGCCACATTCACCAGAGAAGATATTGAATGGGAAGGGGTTAGGCACTTTAGAAAGGAAGCACCAAAATGGCACCAAAAACAGCAACAAGCCTTACAAAAGACTTTCAG AAAGGGAATTTGACCCAAATAAACACTGCGGTGTATTGGATCCTGAGACCAAGAAACCATGTACAAGATCGCTAACATGCAAG ACGCATTCACTTAACCACCGGCGAGCAGTACCAGGTCGTAAAAAACAGTTTGACATCCTCCTTGCTGAGCACAAAGCTCGGTCAAGAGAAAAAGAAGTAACGAAAGACAAAGAACATGCCCCATCCTCACGAGAAACTTATCAGAGCCAGCCCACACCAGCACAAGAACAGTCAACAGGATCAGCTGTAAACTCTGTTCAGGAACCAAAAGTGACATCACCTGCAAAAGCCAGGCCTCAGAATTCTGTCTTACCTAG ACCAACATCTGCAAATAGCATCAACAGTGCAAGTTCATCAAACCACAGTGCTTTTGTTCCAGAGCCCCCAGTCAGTTCTGTTGGGGGAGATCTGGCTAGTCGGCTCTCCAGTGATGAAGGGGAAGTTGAAGGTGTTGAAGAGGCAGAGAAACTGGACTGTTACTTTTCTGGACATCATCCTAAACCTTTAGCG TTTTGCTCATTTGGCAGTCGCTTAATGGGGCGGGGGTACTATGTGTTTGATAGACGATGGGACCGTTTCCGTTTCGCATTAAATTCCATGGTGGAGAAACACTTGAATTCACAGATGTGGAA AAAAATTCCTCCAGCCGCAGATAGTCCAATGCCTTCTCCAGCAACGCAAGTCAACTGTTCTTTCCCTGCATCTGTTCTGCATCCTTTCAGCAACTCAAATTCAGTATATCTTTCCTCCCCTGCAACCAATTCTAGAACCTCTTCCTCATACATGGTAACCTCTGGCATGTTAACCAACATGGCAGCTGAGACAAACTCGGTCACATCGCACCCCAATGCTTTTCCACATGCGACAGGCACTCTAAATGTTGTGGACTCTTTTAAATCGCCTTCATCTGTTTCCCCTGTGCCAACCTTCACCCCTTCACCATCTCAAAAGCCTTCAAAAACAAAGCCTAACAAGTCATCAAAAATCAAAGATTTGTCTTCACGGAGCGAAGAGCTTTCAggtaacagaaagaaaaagccTCAAACAACTTCCTCCTCTACCCCCTCTTCATTACCTTTACAGACGTCCTCCACGTCTTCGTTTTCAGGGTCCCATAAGAAAAACTGTGTGTTGAACTCTAACTCGGGGTTGAACTCCTATCAAGCGACTTCTTCCTATAACTGTGTCTCTGTACACAATGCAAACAATGGAACAAGCCCACTGAGTGCCAAATTGGAACCCCCAGGAAGGACTTCTTTATCTGGTGGCCCAGCAGACTCTATAAGACATATGAGTATGGTTGTTAGCAGTATTGACTCAAGCCTGTCAGTATCTTCCCTTGTACACCACCCAGGGGAACACACACTGGCAGCACACAATGCCATGTCTTCAATGCCACTTACATTTGATAAATCAGAGGGTAAAAAACGTAAAAACTCTAGTGCAAGCAGCAAGGCCtgcaaaatcactaaaatgcctGGTATGAACAGTGTTCACAAAAAGAACACCACCAACCTTATATCTTCTGTGCCAGATACCCAAAACAGCTCTCTCAGTCGACAG ATGGGGAAAAGTAGCAGTGTAGCTTTGTCACAATCTACTCCTTCGAGTACATCGAGTCCTGCACATAACAAACAA AAGACATCAAATCGCACTGGCAGGATAAGAACGGTTCCATGA
- the atxn7l1.S gene encoding ataxin-7-like protein 1 isoform X6, whose protein sequence is MWAVGVIFLSDVTFIDTNTSDMHLFGHYPGHDDFYLVVCNVCNQVVKPQVFQSHCGLLHPDQVGFVPKRQITDNVSRVFQLVQQRHRSKTPERRHGSMCKPSPTPALSPSNIKTSLVQMKPKPCMSSHNPVNSNSKPFKAPRDNLLTSNNKQHTAFSSKVSRDKPCVPVPVVSLEKIPNLVKADGANVKMNSATNCSSTAASTSSLPKQPTVLKTVPHSPEKILNGKGLGTLERKHQNGTKNSNKPYKRLSEREFDPNKHCGVLDPETKKPCTRSLTCKTHSLNHRRAVPGRKKQFDILLAEHKARSREKEVTKDKEHAPSSRETYQSQPTPAQEQSTGSAVNSVQEPKVTSPAKARPQNSVLPRPTSANSINSASSSNHSAFVPEPPVSSVGGDLASRLSSDEGEVEGVEEAEKLDCYFSGHHPKPLAFCSFGSRLMGRGYYVFDRRWDRFRFALNSMVEKHLNSQMWKKIPPAADSPMPSPATQVNCSFPASVLHPFSNSNSVYLSSPATNSRTSSSYMVTSGMLTNMAAETNSVTSHPNAFPHATGTLNVVDSFKSPSSVSPVPTFTPSPSQKPSKTKPNKSSKIKDLSSRSEELSGNRKKKPQTTSSSTPSSLPLQTSSTSSFSGSHKKNCVLNSNSGLNSYQATSSYNCVSVHNANNGTSPLSAKLEPPGRTSLSGGPADSIRHMSMVVSSIDSSLSVSSLVHHPGEHTLAAHNAMSSMPLTFDKSEGKKRKNSSASSKACKITKMPGMNSVHKKNTTNLISSVPDTQNSSLSRQMGKSSSVALSQSTPSSTSSPAHNKQKTSNRTGRIRTVP, encoded by the exons GGTTGTTGCATCCTGACCAGGTGGGGTTTGTTCCTAAAAGACAGATCACTGATAACGTCAGTAGGGTTTTCCAACTGGTTCAGCAACGTCATCGTTCCAAGACCCCAG AAAGAAGACACGGTTCAATGTGCAAACCTTCACCAACACCAGCTTTGTCTCCCTCTAACATTAAAACATCACTTGTACAGATGAAACCGAAACCTTGTATGAGCAGCCATAACCCTGTCAACAGCAACTCAAAGCCATTCAAAGCACCCAGAGACAATCTACTTACCTCCAACAACAAACAGCACACAGCATTTTCCTCTAAAGTATCAAGAGATAAACCATG tgtccCAGTACCAGTAGTCAGCCTCGAAAAAATACCAAACCTGGTTAAAGCAGATGGTGCCAATGTTAAAATGAACTCTGCCACCAACTGCTCCTCTACAGCAGCCTCTACTTCCTCTTTACCCAAGCAGCCAACAGTGCTGAAAACAGTGCCACATTCACCAGAGAAGATATTGAATGGGAAGGGGTTAGGCACTTTAGAAAGGAAGCACCAAAATGGCACCAAAAACAGCAACAAGCCTTACAAAAGACTTTCAG AAAGGGAATTTGACCCAAATAAACACTGCGGTGTATTGGATCCTGAGACCAAGAAACCATGTACAAGATCGCTAACATGCAAG ACGCATTCACTTAACCACCGGCGAGCAGTACCAGGTCGTAAAAAACAGTTTGACATCCTCCTTGCTGAGCACAAAGCTCGGTCAAGAGAAAAAGAAGTAACGAAAGACAAAGAACATGCCCCATCCTCACGAGAAACTTATCAGAGCCAGCCCACACCAGCACAAGAACAGTCAACAGGATCAGCTGTAAACTCTGTTCAGGAACCAAAAGTGACATCACCTGCAAAAGCCAGGCCTCAGAATTCTGTCTTACCTAG ACCAACATCTGCAAATAGCATCAACAGTGCAAGTTCATCAAACCACAGTGCTTTTGTTCCAGAGCCCCCAGTCAGTTCTGTTGGGGGAGATCTGGCTAGTCGGCTCTCCAGTGATGAAGGGGAAGTTGAAGGTGTTGAAGAGGCAGAGAAACTGGACTGTTACTTTTCTGGACATCATCCTAAACCTTTAGCG TTTTGCTCATTTGGCAGTCGCTTAATGGGGCGGGGGTACTATGTGTTTGATAGACGATGGGACCGTTTCCGTTTCGCATTAAATTCCATGGTGGAGAAACACTTGAATTCACAGATGTGGAA AAAAATTCCTCCAGCCGCAGATAGTCCAATGCCTTCTCCAGCAACGCAAGTCAACTGTTCTTTCCCTGCATCTGTTCTGCATCCTTTCAGCAACTCAAATTCAGTATATCTTTCCTCCCCTGCAACCAATTCTAGAACCTCTTCCTCATACATGGTAACCTCTGGCATGTTAACCAACATGGCAGCTGAGACAAACTCGGTCACATCGCACCCCAATGCTTTTCCACATGCGACAGGCACTCTAAATGTTGTGGACTCTTTTAAATCGCCTTCATCTGTTTCCCCTGTGCCAACCTTCACCCCTTCACCATCTCAAAAGCCTTCAAAAACAAAGCCTAACAAGTCATCAAAAATCAAAGATTTGTCTTCACGGAGCGAAGAGCTTTCAggtaacagaaagaaaaagccTCAAACAACTTCCTCCTCTACCCCCTCTTCATTACCTTTACAGACGTCCTCCACGTCTTCGTTTTCAGGGTCCCATAAGAAAAACTGTGTGTTGAACTCTAACTCGGGGTTGAACTCCTATCAAGCGACTTCTTCCTATAACTGTGTCTCTGTACACAATGCAAACAATGGAACAAGCCCACTGAGTGCCAAATTGGAACCCCCAGGAAGGACTTCTTTATCTGGTGGCCCAGCAGACTCTATAAGACATATGAGTATGGTTGTTAGCAGTATTGACTCAAGCCTGTCAGTATCTTCCCTTGTACACCACCCAGGGGAACACACACTGGCAGCACACAATGCCATGTCTTCAATGCCACTTACATTTGATAAATCAGAGGGTAAAAAACGTAAAAACTCTAGTGCAAGCAGCAAGGCCtgcaaaatcactaaaatgcctGGTATGAACAGTGTTCACAAAAAGAACACCACCAACCTTATATCTTCTGTGCCAGATACCCAAAACAGCTCTCTCAGTCGACAG ATGGGGAAAAGTAGCAGTGTAGCTTTGTCACAATCTACTCCTTCGAGTACATCGAGTCCTGCACATAACAAACAA AAGACATCAAATCGCACTGGCAGGATAAGAACGGTTCCATGA